From the Lolium rigidum isolate FL_2022 chromosome 2, APGP_CSIRO_Lrig_0.1, whole genome shotgun sequence genome, one window contains:
- the LOC124685816 gene encoding putative homeobox-leucine zipper protein HOX26, with protein MSSLTTISSGTEEFLEVEELVDTRLSLVIGARSPQHPPGQPLLPLTEKEASAGRKRKRASTVKGGSDINDDSGGSGARKKLQLTGEQAAVMEKSFRAHNVLSHDEKHDLARRLGLKARQVEVWFQNRRARTKLKQTELDCELLRRLCERLGHDNERLQRDLAEARSSLSSAAFISSLTSSSCPSCNKPGGGWPGVGLINRD; from the exons ATGTCTAGCCTCACGACCATTAGCAGCGGCACGGAGGAGTTCCTGGAAGTGGAGGAGCTCGTCGACACGAGGCTGTCCCTTGTGATCGGTGCCAGGAGTCCGCAGCACCCGCCGGGGCAGCCTCTGCTGCCCCTGACCGAAAAGGAAGCGTCGGCAGGCAGGAAGAGAAAGAGGGCGAGTACGGTGAAGGGCGGCAGCGACATCAACGatgacagcggcggcagcggcgcgaggaagaagctCCAGCTCACCGGCGAGCAGGCGGCGGTAATGGAAAAAAGCTTCCGCGCTCACAACGTCCTGTCCCAT GATGAGAAGCATGATCTGGCGCGGCGGCTCGGGCTGAAGGCAAGGCAGGTGGAGGTGTGGTTCCAGAACAGGAGGGCACGCACCAAGCTCAAGCAGACGGAGCTCGACTGCGAGCTGCTCCGCCGGTTGTGCGAGCGGCTCGGCCACGACAACGAGCGGCTCCAGCGAGACCTCGCTGAGGCGCGCTCCTCCTTATCGTCGGCAGCCTTCATATCCAGCCTCACGTCCTCATCATGCCCGTCCTGCAACAAGCCTGGCGGCGGCTGGCCTGGTGTCGGCCTAATAAATCGAGATTAG